atttaacacatccttgctgaataaaagtattgattttatttaaaaaaaagaaagagaaaaaaaattactgaccccaaattactgaccagtagtgtatattgttattacaaaatatttatattttaaaaacatagctccttttttttattttttattttttactttttattcatcaaagtatcctaaaaaagtatcacatgttctgaaaaaatattaagcagcagaactgtttccaactttgataatgaatcatcatattagaatgatttctaaaggatcatgtgataatgatcctaaaaattcagctttgcatcacagaaataaatgataatttaaagtataataaatttaaaaacaataatttaaattgtaataatatatcacaatattacatttttttctgtatttttgatcaaataaatgcaggcttgatgagcagaagaaacttctttcaaaaacattaaaaatagtaatgtttccaaacttttgacctgtactgtacatagagagagagagagagatagtcaGGTATCTGTAGTTAGATACTCACTGACTTTCTACTTGTTTTTTGCACTCTGACAGTTTTATCTGTAATTAACTGGCATGCACTTATAACATGACCATAAAAAGCTCAATACCTGAAACTTTGTCGCAAGCATTCAAGCATTCGTTGAGCGCCAGGTAGTTGTTGCGGTTTGGTCTGCAGCCTCCAAACTTGAACTGTTCACATTTCTCTGTGACGGCGTTGTAGTGCCAGCGTGGGAAAGAGCCTCGACACGGACCCTCTTTCTTCGGCACCAGACAGTGATCTGATGGgaaaaaaatcagtcatttatttattatttattcccaACAAATGTTATGCATGAAcaagtaacattttattaatttttatgttctTCCAGACATAAAACaccaaaattataatataatttgcatGCAACACTGTATATAAAGTCTTCTGAATCAACACGTGTTTTGCCGCTGCTTCTAGCGTCTTGTAACATGACAAATTGCAAGTgcaaatgcaaatgagatttgcaaaCCTCTGCGGTGGAGAGtgagttatgacattttaaaattataaatgaaaccatttaagagacaaagatataaaaacataacagcAAATATAACCCTGtaacaaaaaaatctttatacgattttatcggccgatatgagcctgtcaCAGATATATCGGTATCTGCGACTATGCCGTTGATATACCAccgatatgctaatttttttacataacataaaACGCAGGTaaaatgcttgtaaatggtgTAATAATGTAGTTTGTCCAGCAGTATTGTTTGCTACTGACCTGGATGAAATGCTATAAACCTTAAGTGTATTGAATTTACCATTTGACCATCTCGAGGCCCCCTTTCGAAGGGAACGTACATGTTACATTCAAAGGTCATTAAAGTgcgcgagacgtgaatttaaatagtatttatttacaaaggtacattatgtcacacttcacacttctctagtaagtttcatctgtgtgtgaagaGTGCAGACAGTAGCGCAAAATGTAGGAAttgaactgaaataaagttgaataCGCAGAATAAAGCTGAAAGGAAttgaactgaaataaagttgaataaactttactgttcagtgaactgatgtcagactcattttaGATAAAGTTTACTGTTTAATTGTTAAATGCCCTGCCTCCATTACATATCCTTGTCacgtcattataagtgtttgatcacccCGTGTTTGAGTGatcattgtaaaaaatgtttatgtatttatattctgtttatgtatatactatTTTAGatatagtaccagtcaaaagtttggacacatgaatgggaaagtgtccaaacttttgactggtaatgtacacaaagaatatcggccgatatatcgataTCGGCccttttttactccctaatatcggtatcggcccccAAAAAGCCAGATCGCTCAGGCTCTAATAGTAACGCTTTAATGCAATTAACGTCAGTATCAAATATCACATTATCTTTTATGGAAACTCGAATTAAAGCTTCATTACTTGAACAATACACTGTCAAGACAGGTTTAAGTTTTGATTTATGACTTAATAAAAGTGAAGCTGTGAATGAGCAAGCAAATACATATACAACATCGATTTAGTAAAATTATGCATGTGTTGTCACGTCACGAATGACTTTCCTGAGTGTGTTTTACAGTCGTTGGAATACTGTACTGCTCATTTAcataaccgtgtgtgtgtgtgaacacatgAACTATGTGAAATATGAAtgcttattaaaaaacaaaacaaaactgaaactatCACTTACATTACACAACACACAAGATGAAACATGAAAGACCACATGCTGACATGATTTATCATAGTAAATAATGTCTCGTCCCTCAGTTTCTAAAAATGAACGTTTGTATTGTAAGTTAAGCTCTGAACTCACTGTACTCAATTATTTGCTGTCTGCATGTCACAGATGCTGCTGATAAACATGCATTTGACTCTtggaaaaacattaatatttaattaatttttaatgtcaaTGTCACATTTTCTTGCCATCAATGATGACACAAACACTGCACTTTGAAAACACAAGGCAGCAAAACCCTATAAATAATGCAGAAACactataaataatgcaaaaacactataaataatGGAAAAACACTATAAATACTGCAAATGcaacatgattaatttaaatgaacacagAGTCATGTAAATATCTGTTCAGCATGAAAACTAATAGAACTGGTCTACAATTCAGGGTTCATGTGGTTTCTAGATCTAGATCTACATTTTACAGCTAGACGTCTTCGCAAACGCTCAATCATTCTCTGTGAAACTCCCACCGCAAAACCTGCCACACCAGTTTGTGAAGCACTCAATTCTACTGAAACCAGGAAACATCAAGCAATCAGTCACAAAACTACAACTCCTgaatcatttcaattaaaaataaatcattaaactgCTGATTTGACCATTTCGACCAAGCAAAGCTGAAATTACTTACTAATAAACCTCCTTTTAATAGGAAGTATGacatgggtgggggggggtctatttttagaaaacaagaccaGTCTGGGTTAACAGAAGGAAACTATGTATGTATTCAAGTCTGAGAAATCCTGGAAAATGGTTAATCCATGTTTTCCGACAACTATTTTTAAGGCAACTTCAAAACCTGTTGGACTAGAACTCATCTGAGGTCAACAGCGCATGTGAATTTCACTGTGAAAAATCAGATTAAATGACTGCGAAACACTTATCAGAAACCATGACAGAAGTTACccaataaacactttaaaagcaaGCTGTTGCTTTTAATATCATAACACATATGGATCAGGCTTTGGTCAGGTTTTTGACTGGCTTATGCACGTCagtttctaaatgaaaaaaaagcattatttgtgtaTAATTTTGGCAATATTGAATGAAAAACTGCGGTGCATGAGCTCAGTTTAATGAGGCCTATGATCAAGCAgatccaaaaagaaatacaaaacctgtgctaattgaaagacaACAAGATGACAAAAAAATTGAATCCTAAATTTGGctataatacagaaaaataagaGATTTACtagtcatttttgaccaggaacaccaaaaggattttcagcacaacaGAAGGgataaaaaatgcatacataaatgaAGTAAACACacaacatatgtttttttttttttttatgtactcaCGGAGTGACTGTTCTGGTGTCAGGACCAACACTGACACCTGAGCCGATCCCGTCTGATTAGCGTCATCTGTGACCGTGAGTCTGAACTTATACATCCCCGGAGAAAGATTGGAGACTGTCACTGAATCCTCAAAATgctctttctgaaaaaaaaaaaagagagattaaaaatgagaaatataaattATCGGTTATATCAGTTAAAATTACATTCAAGCCTATATATACACAATGcatgataaataattttaatgcactAATTATGCCCTGTAATGCACCTTATGTCCTGTAATTCATTGTAACACCTTTAGAAAATATAACTCATTAAATCAACCAATTTCAACCAATATCGGTAATACTTTACATGAAccctttatatataatgtattaaaaatattttgaatgcattaattatgcattataatatttttaattaaataaatataaaaataaaaaaataaaatatactattataatattaatattttcattgttacaacttcagaaagtacaattcattcaaatgcatgaaaacaaCCAATTTCAATCAATATCGGTAAGACTTTACTTGAAGCCATTCTATGTAATGCatcctaaaaatattttaatgcattaattatgccttataATAATGCACTGTATGAACTCATGAATAATTATAACCAcacttataatatattaaaatatttaccttTTCATTGTTAtgcctttaaaaatataattctttaaaacacattaagacAATCAGAACCAACAaatatcagtaacactttacatgaagcttttatatataatgcattagaaaattatttttaatacattaactataatttaatatttatctattCTTTGTTAtacctttagaaagtataattcattaaaaaccacaaacaaattcaacaaatATCGGTAACGCTTTACTTGAAGCCATTctatgtaatgcattataaaagtcttttaatgcattaattatgctttGTAATACATTGTATGATATCATGAATATTTATAACCACAGTTATATTATAATACTTACCCATTCATtgttattgtataaatataatcagataataattcattaaaacaaatgaaaacaaccaGTTTTATAAGCAGCAAGGAATTTGCAAAGTgcatattaacttttttatattcttaatattttatacttttcttacaattatttataaaaatatatgatgcattataatatacattatgaatAACTTTATAATGCCTTATGAATAAAGGCCACAGACAGGTAAAGGTAaatatctaaagaaaaaaaaaatattaaaatggtagTTTAACAAAGTCACACATAGGCACCATTTATATCTGTCTAAAAAACTAATCTTGCGCATTTTCATAAAATCTTATTCTAATAATGAACCTGAACTCACAGTAATAACAGCTGACGGGTCTCCAGACACCTGTACCCACTCATATTTTACGATCTTTTTATCGTCTGTGCTCTCAATGCCGTTCAGAGTCACATCTTCTTTGGGCTGAACGACTCTGTCCTGCCCGGCCACTGCGACTGGAGGTTTGTCCTCCACATCTGCAAGAAatcaaaacacacaataaataaaatacaatacaaaacaaaaaaggtaaaaattgaaaacaaacacaataaaaaaaacgatAACGAGTAAGCAAGCCAGAGCTTATGACAGAAATAACAGAAGACAGATCTTGTATACTGAAGATGAGCTAGGTGAGTTAGGAGAACTATTAAAGTGCCTGAGACATGCAAAGGAAATGAAAGTTTGAGACTAAAAGATACTGACACTAAACAGGCTGCATGATAAGATTCTACACGGTTGATACCAGGGGCGTAGAAACATAACAGCGATGTTATCATGTCTTTGCGTTCAGCTCATGGGTAATCTTTACTTTTTAAAGTCCTAAGACTCCATGAGATCAGAATTAGTGAATTTTAGTtccataaaaaaagcaaaactacGGATCTTGGACTCCTTTTGATTGTCAATCAGATTGTTGTGATGTAAACTAAATACTACTGGCtattcaatttatattaaatatgtaatattaaatatgtctTTGCAAAAAACTGCCCTAGCATTATTTTttgtatcactgagatactattatagtttttacggtaacactttacaataaggtcccattagttaatgcattaactaacaatgaacattaCTTACAGTATTacaataatatgttaataaaaaacagttgttcattgttagttcacgtCAGCTGAGatccattaaatattattaacgGAAactacttttgattttaaaaatgtattaagaaatgttgaaattaacattaatttagattaataaatgctttagaagtatttgccattcttattactttttatttcattttatactttgaattagttttttatggtttccatttttattttaattaaatatttactaattCCGTTGtgtgttttgtcctttttattagttttttttttatccattatatttcatttttatatttcactttcttttatttctatgttttttataattttagttatcTATATCAATATATTATGGGATCCCCAATGTGTCCATCTTCTCAAATTATTCCTACGCCCCGGTTACTACAACcaaacaaaatatgaaacaacTCAAAACATCAGAAGCATCAATCAACAACCATAAATACATCAATAATTACATCATCAACTACTCCAAATCCCAAATCAGAATTGAAAACACTGCGCATAAAAATCCTGAATATActcattaaactgtaaaaaacacGAGACGTCTACAATAGACTTCTAAACACATTTAAGATCATTTTCCTTACCTGGCCCCTGTTGCACAACGTAAtctttaaaaacagatttcaaatcACACTGGTCAACTATATAAAGAAAACGTAATGTCTTTTAATATCTCCAGATACACGTTTATACATGGTTTCCTCTCACACCaaaatttttctcccaaaataaaatctaaaaaaactgaatattagAACATAATAACTTAATCCCTGAAGACTCTCCCCCTAAAAAAGCGGCAGACTTTCTTTTGTTTGTAAAGACAGTTGAAGATGAAGCACGCGCTGATGCTTTTGGGATTTTCTCCGTGTTCTATCAGAGCCACATTACAGTTTGGATCATTACAGCAGGCCAGAACACAGTCTTCAGGCCGAGACACTTGAGGAGAAGACAGGAACGTGGCCCCTTCCTTCACAGATTCATCTGTGTCCAACACAAAATCTTCTTTGCCAA
The sequence above is drawn from the Cyprinus carpio isolate SPL01 chromosome A17, ASM1834038v1, whole genome shotgun sequence genome and encodes:
- the LOC109057707 gene encoding kunitz-type protease inhibitor 1-like, coding for MDKFSLGKEDFVLDTDESVKEGATFLSSPQVSRPEDCVLACCNDPNCNVALIEHGENPKSISACFIFNCLYKQKKTLRFLYIVDQCDLKSVFKDYVVQQGPDVEDKPPVAVAGQDRVVQPKEDVTLNGIESTDDKKIVKYEWVQVSGDPSAVITKEHFEDSVTVSNLSPGMYKFRLTVTDDANQTGSAQVSVLVLTPEQSLHHCLVPKKEGPCRGSFPRWHYNAVTEKCEQFKFGGCRPNRNNYLALNECLNACDKVSVFAPPPSGRLGPNSVQREQCGTACGPDHFSCSNKCCIEKDLECDGEAQCSDGSDEAECSKLDRKFRRLLDITVDKSKVHCVEPPITGPCRASFTNWYFNPYEQSCNRFNYGGCDGNENRFDTEEKCMQSCTGVTESDVFARRAHFEKQEGKNETAIIAMAIVLGLAIAILLVVITFYLLNGKKKRRNKHQHVAVNGGHVNTYGDLEKLVYNSTTKPI